One window of Dyadobacter sandarakinus genomic DNA carries:
- a CDS encoding SusD/RagB family nutrient-binding outer membrane lipoprotein — protein MKLRLKICTLVALAGLCSCSDDELRTYDSLQQKNAVESVNDPYLLASIIKKTTLFYQKMGFDNRMLPGAVQHMESNYQSGDNFYSNFKSPVTDMYTAMDILKLIDGSIGLAEGRNSKTHQGIFKIFRVLLFSYMTDFYGDVYYSEALKAREGILYPKYDKQQDIYNGLLAELDEANVLMDAGTEPISESYDLMFAGDRTKWRKFSNSLRLRLLMHVSAKMADAGAKLSAVAGQLLLTEAAENASIEYVGTTAENSWTGGPLSWGTIDNFDTRRPCKTLVDRLASLSDPRMQVWFAPVEQPWTSDPAKNGVSFNTTDPNGYTYTSTWEYINRKNADIAQYATKDVLLDSNKVYVGFVAGMLSDWKNGNGHYNVAAGGTVGNFKVSKFSKLFRENKHPLLRAMIMNSDEVQFNLAEAAAKGLITGSADTYYRKGVANSLLRWGVSQAEVDKYLAQAAVKLPADKAGQLTKIAEQKWIALFLVSSEGYLDLRRTRLPDIFANGRLGGFQFPERYRYPGNELGQNKSAYDAGVGSLTPAVDDQFSKMWLIK, from the coding sequence ATGAAATTACGTCTAAAAATATGTACCCTGGTTGCTCTTGCCGGACTATGCTCGTGCAGCGACGACGAACTCAGGACCTACGATTCCCTTCAGCAGAAAAATGCGGTGGAGTCTGTGAATGATCCTTACCTGCTGGCCTCGATCATTAAAAAGACCACGCTGTTTTACCAGAAAATGGGTTTTGACAACCGCATGCTGCCGGGTGCCGTGCAGCATATGGAAAGTAACTACCAGAGCGGCGATAATTTTTATTCAAACTTCAAATCGCCGGTGACGGATATGTACACGGCCATGGATATCCTGAAACTGATCGACGGCTCCATCGGGCTGGCGGAAGGAAGGAACTCCAAAACGCATCAGGGAATCTTTAAGATTTTCCGGGTGCTTCTCTTTTCCTACATGACTGACTTTTACGGAGATGTATATTACTCCGAGGCATTGAAGGCGCGCGAAGGGATTCTTTATCCCAAATATGACAAGCAGCAGGATATTTACAACGGACTGCTTGCGGAGCTGGATGAGGCCAATGTACTGATGGATGCGGGTACTGAACCCATTTCGGAAAGCTACGACCTGATGTTTGCGGGTGACCGTACCAAATGGAGGAAGTTTTCGAATTCACTGAGGCTGAGGCTGCTCATGCATGTGTCTGCTAAAATGGCGGATGCGGGAGCGAAGCTTTCCGCGGTGGCCGGCCAGCTGCTCCTGACCGAGGCTGCTGAAAATGCTTCTATTGAATATGTGGGCACAACCGCTGAAAACTCCTGGACAGGCGGACCGCTGAGCTGGGGTACGATTGATAATTTTGACACGCGCCGCCCCTGCAAAACGCTTGTAGACAGGCTTGCGTCCCTGAGCGACCCGCGCATGCAGGTATGGTTTGCCCCGGTAGAACAGCCATGGACAAGTGATCCTGCCAAAAACGGCGTTTCCTTTAATACCACTGATCCCAATGGTTACACGTATACTTCTACCTGGGAGTATATCAACCGGAAAAACGCGGACATAGCCCAGTACGCGACCAAAGATGTGCTGCTTGATTCTAATAAGGTATATGTGGGCTTTGTAGCCGGTATGCTCTCCGACTGGAAAAATGGGAATGGTCACTATAATGTGGCTGCCGGAGGTACGGTAGGAAACTTCAAGGTATCGAAATTTTCAAAACTGTTCCGTGAAAACAAGCATCCATTATTGAGAGCGATGATCATGAACAGTGACGAGGTACAGTTCAATCTGGCGGAAGCTGCTGCAAAAGGACTGATCACCGGCAGCGCGGACACCTACTACCGCAAAGGAGTTGCCAACTCACTCCTTCGCTGGGGTGTAAGCCAGGCAGAAGTGGACAAGTACCTTGCCCAGGCAGCTGTAAAATTACCGGCCGATAAAGCTGGGCAGCTCACTAAAATCGCCGAACAAAAATGGATTGCCCTGTTCCTGGTTTCTTCCGAAGGTTACCTCGACCTGCGCCGGACAAGGCTGCCGGATATTTTTGCCAACGGTCGTCTGGGCGGGTTTCAGTTTCCTGAACGTTACCGCTATCCGGGCAATGAGCTTGGACAAAACAAGTCGGCTTATGACGCGGGCGTCGGTTCGCTTACTCCGGCTGTGGACGACCAGTTTTCTAAAATGTGGCTCATTAAATAG
- a CDS encoding SusC/RagA family TonB-linked outer membrane protein has product MHKSVKRLLLAMIMVGAFICHASAQGVVRGKIISREDGQVMPGVNVLIKGTQSGTTSNVAGEYSIDVASPDAVLVFSFVGYEQLEEAVNGRSIIDATISPSAENLKEVVVTALGITRESRKLAYSVSDIKNEELVKAGNPNLMKALDGKVSGVNLTSLSSDPTSSVLVNIRGTTAMPTTGDANVAIKGQPLYVIDGIPVGTQTFTSKDGVDFGNILSQLNPNDVASITILKGGSAGALYGAEGGNGVVMITTKSGKGARKGLGVSFSTMASVEKPYQFIDSQMEFGQGERAYEWQYDNTDTWGPKLDGSYTADYWDVKNKTWANGPMRSSNENRVKAYLTTGSTITNNIGVTGNYDKGAFRLSLSNMTNKGVMPNTKTQQKSVNFNSQYNITNRLSVSVNASYINTYNPNKANTTGSNSVLNSLLFNIPSNLQPLGDMKNYWLDGFEGALQNGAIMKDNGVDVSENNPWWTTYEKIHRFGRDNFFGKLQLNWQLGENFALLLRTGMENVKENYELRKSWGEKGDPLGQYVSGNNSSIEANTDAILTYNKNFGKVSLSVAGGGNYRYTNTASMEIAGGDLNSPSLFNLANIKAGTMTVAGSPFTTGQSFSAYGTATVGWDEKVFLDVTGRNDWKGILNEEKIHYFYPSASLSWLASETFRMPETFSLLKFRLGLADVGNGLTRRRSIDTYSYDPSPWGAINTVSLNATIVDPNLKAQHSVTQEAGVDIWLFRNRLKFDFTYFIKDQKNQIDNIPLVQGTGYSGLLTNIGDVRSKGFEWGLNFSPIKTRDFSWDVSASFTHYKATITRLSDSFAPNGYVFASYDGKTKVKIAEGETIGNIYEENPILRVKSGQYAGMPLLDSEEGKIQKSADERDRGQLGNFNPDFILGLNTTLRYKGFSLNMVGSLRAGGKYISVNQQYLESNGRAISTLGSGENNTWWVGGRDADHGGMVWPAAGASQYDAINSNNDGKRSDFQDASYVKGVFLNPNYEGNPEDAKDSDYIVNGADPKNTFYDFPYNGYGDVIWNFTATRTYDATNFKMREISFSYTLPIGLTRMYKLNNVTLGLVARNLFQWNKSGRHEDPESAFSGVGSSQGVLRATLPSIRSYGFKLSLDF; this is encoded by the coding sequence ATGCACAAATCCGTAAAGCGCCTCCTGCTGGCCATGATCATGGTCGGGGCCTTTATCTGTCATGCCTCGGCTCAGGGCGTCGTCAGGGGAAAAATCATTTCCAGGGAAGACGGCCAGGTGATGCCGGGCGTAAACGTTCTCATCAAGGGTACCCAGTCTGGTACTACTTCCAATGTTGCCGGCGAGTACTCCATCGATGTGGCGTCCCCGGATGCCGTACTGGTGTTTTCATTTGTTGGCTACGAGCAGCTGGAAGAAGCCGTGAATGGAAGGAGTATTATTGATGCGACGATCAGCCCGAGCGCTGAAAACCTGAAAGAAGTAGTGGTAACAGCCCTCGGCATTACCCGCGAATCGCGTAAGCTGGCATATTCCGTGAGTGATATCAAGAATGAGGAGCTGGTAAAAGCCGGTAATCCCAACCTCATGAAGGCGCTGGACGGAAAAGTGAGCGGGGTTAACCTCACCAGCCTCAGCAGTGACCCTACTTCGTCCGTACTGGTAAATATCCGGGGTACCACCGCGATGCCCACAACAGGCGATGCCAATGTGGCGATCAAAGGTCAGCCACTCTATGTAATCGACGGTATACCTGTTGGTACACAAACATTTACCTCCAAAGATGGTGTTGATTTCGGGAACATTCTCTCTCAGCTCAACCCCAATGACGTGGCTTCCATCACGATCCTCAAAGGTGGAAGTGCCGGGGCTCTTTATGGCGCCGAGGGCGGAAACGGAGTGGTTATGATCACAACGAAGTCAGGCAAAGGCGCGCGAAAAGGGCTGGGGGTATCATTTTCAACCATGGCGAGTGTTGAAAAACCTTACCAGTTCATAGACAGTCAAATGGAGTTTGGCCAGGGCGAACGTGCTTATGAGTGGCAGTACGACAATACAGATACCTGGGGCCCGAAACTCGACGGATCTTACACGGCAGATTACTGGGATGTTAAAAATAAAACCTGGGCAAACGGCCCCATGCGCTCGTCCAATGAAAACCGCGTGAAGGCCTACCTGACTACGGGTAGTACCATCACCAACAACATCGGCGTCACGGGTAACTATGACAAGGGTGCGTTCCGGTTATCGCTTTCCAATATGACCAATAAAGGCGTCATGCCGAATACCAAAACCCAGCAGAAGTCGGTCAATTTCAATTCACAATACAACATCACAAACCGCCTGTCGGTGTCGGTTAATGCGAGCTACATTAACACTTACAATCCCAACAAGGCCAATACAACAGGCTCCAACAGCGTGCTGAACAGTTTGTTGTTCAACATTCCCAGCAATCTTCAGCCACTGGGCGATATGAAAAATTACTGGCTTGACGGCTTTGAGGGTGCCCTGCAAAATGGCGCGATCATGAAGGATAATGGTGTGGATGTTTCGGAAAATAACCCCTGGTGGACGACTTACGAGAAGATCCACCGGTTTGGCCGCGACAACTTTTTTGGAAAGCTGCAGCTCAACTGGCAGCTGGGCGAGAACTTCGCACTTTTACTCCGTACAGGTATGGAAAACGTGAAGGAAAACTATGAGCTGCGCAAGTCCTGGGGTGAAAAAGGTGATCCGCTGGGGCAGTATGTATCGGGTAATAACAGCAGTATTGAGGCGAACACCGACGCGATTTTAACCTATAATAAAAACTTCGGTAAAGTATCCCTGTCCGTAGCAGGTGGTGGTAATTACAGGTACACCAATACGGCAAGTATGGAAATTGCCGGCGGCGACCTCAATTCACCTTCTTTGTTTAATCTTGCCAACATCAAGGCAGGTACCATGACGGTAGCCGGCAGTCCGTTCACAACTGGCCAATCGTTCAGCGCGTATGGTACGGCTACGGTAGGATGGGATGAAAAAGTGTTTCTCGACGTAACCGGACGGAACGACTGGAAGGGCATTCTCAACGAGGAAAAAATCCATTATTTTTATCCTTCTGCCTCCCTGAGCTGGCTGGCTTCGGAGACTTTCAGGATGCCTGAAACTTTCAGCCTTCTGAAGTTCCGCCTGGGCCTTGCTGATGTCGGAAACGGACTAACACGCAGGCGCTCCATTGATACCTACAGCTATGATCCCAGTCCATGGGGAGCGATCAACACGGTAAGTCTTAATGCTACCATTGTTGACCCAAACCTCAAAGCGCAGCATTCCGTGACGCAGGAGGCAGGGGTGGACATATGGCTTTTCCGGAACCGTTTGAAGTTTGATTTTACATATTTTATCAAAGATCAGAAAAACCAAATCGACAACATTCCGTTGGTACAGGGTACCGGCTACTCGGGACTGCTCACCAACATCGGCGATGTGCGGAGCAAGGGTTTTGAATGGGGACTGAACTTTTCACCCATAAAAACCAGAGATTTCTCCTGGGATGTTTCGGCCAGCTTTACGCATTACAAAGCAACCATCACGCGCCTGTCGGACAGCTTTGCTCCCAACGGATATGTGTTTGCAAGCTATGATGGAAAAACCAAAGTGAAAATTGCGGAAGGGGAAACCATTGGTAACATTTATGAAGAAAACCCGATACTCCGCGTTAAATCCGGGCAATATGCAGGCATGCCTTTGCTGGATAGTGAAGAGGGTAAAATCCAGAAATCAGCTGACGAGCGCGACCGCGGCCAGCTGGGCAACTTCAATCCCGACTTTATTCTTGGATTAAATACGACCCTGCGCTACAAAGGTTTCTCTCTCAACATGGTCGGCAGCCTTCGCGCCGGCGGCAAGTACATTTCGGTCAACCAGCAGTACCTGGAGTCGAACGGCCGGGCGATCAGTACCCTGGGATCAGGCGAAAACAATACCTGGTGGGTAGGTGGCCGGGATGCTGACCATGGCGGTATGGTATGGCCGGCCGCCGGTGCAAGCCAGTACGATGCCATCAACAGCAACAACGACGGCAAGCGGTCCGATTTCCAGGATGCGAGCTATGTAAAGGGTGTTTTTCTCAATCCCAATTACGAAGGTAACCCCGAGGATGCCAAGGATTCGGATTACATCGTAAATGGTGCCGATCCGAAAAATACGTTTTACGACTTTCCGTACAATGGTTATGGCGATGTTATATGGAACTTTACAGCAACGCGTACTTACGACGCAACCAACTTTAAAATGCGCGAGATCTCATTTTCATATACTTTGCCGATCGGTTTGACCAGAATGTACAAGCTGAACAATGTAACCTTGGGGCTGGTAGCGAGAAACCTTTTCCAGTGGAATAAATCGGGCCGGCATGAAGATCCCGAATCGGCATTTTCGGGTGTGGGTTCCAGCCAGGGCGTCCTGCGTGCGACTTTACCCAGCATCCGCTCATACGGTTTCAAACTTTCCCTCGACTTTTAA
- a CDS encoding sugar phosphate isomerase/epimerase family protein has product MQFGINTYLFSSPFTNESVSYFPKFREWGFDFVEIALEDPDHIDPAFIRKSLDESGLTCRSVCAATGPGRDLRGTRKDQLTSLRYVEALIDIAPVLGSRLVAGPVYSAVGRADLVPEDEKVRQYAMVVENLKILGDYASSRGVKLALEPLNRYETDFVNTCAQALRLIDDTGSEALQVHLDTFHMNVEEKDPAEAIRLAGHRLGLLHASGSDRGTPGKDQINWARIMEALRSISYGGDIVIESFTPDVKVIAKAASIWRQVEPSRESIAIEGLRFLKSQAYS; this is encoded by the coding sequence ATGCAGTTTGGTATCAACACGTATCTGTTTTCATCCCCGTTTACAAACGAAAGCGTCTCTTACTTTCCGAAGTTCAGGGAATGGGGTTTTGATTTTGTTGAAATTGCACTGGAAGATCCGGACCACATTGATCCTGCTTTTATCAGAAAATCACTGGATGAGAGCGGATTGACCTGCCGGTCGGTATGTGCCGCTACCGGTCCGGGCCGTGACCTGCGCGGAACCCGGAAAGACCAGCTCACAAGTCTCCGCTACGTAGAAGCCCTAATCGACATTGCACCTGTACTCGGCAGCCGCCTGGTTGCGGGGCCGGTATATTCCGCAGTAGGCCGGGCCGACCTGGTGCCTGAAGATGAAAAGGTGCGGCAGTATGCAATGGTTGTTGAAAACCTGAAAATACTGGGAGATTATGCGTCGTCGCGGGGCGTAAAGCTGGCCCTGGAACCGCTGAACCGCTATGAGACCGATTTTGTAAACACCTGCGCACAGGCGCTGCGCCTGATTGATGATACAGGCAGTGAAGCCCTGCAGGTGCACCTGGATACGTTTCACATGAATGTGGAAGAGAAAGATCCGGCCGAAGCCATCCGCCTGGCTGGTCATCGCCTCGGTCTGCTCCATGCCTCCGGAAGCGACAGGGGCACGCCCGGCAAAGACCAGATCAACTGGGCCAGGATCATGGAAGCATTAAGGAGCATTTCCTATGGAGGAGATATTGTGATTGAATCATTTACCCCGGACGTGAAAGTTATCGCCAAAGCCGCTTCTATCTGGCGGCAGGTGGAACCCTCGCGCGAATCCATTGCCATTGAAGGCCTGCGTTTTTTGAAATCGCAGGCTTATTCATGA
- a CDS encoding FG-GAP repeat domain-containing protein — protein MKFIVKQVLAGSLLMLALVSPAMSQTKKGRAVTFKKTELTKKFIAEGAAMGDVNKDGKKDVLSGAYWFEAPDWKAHELAKPDSFIVNGSYSDSFLDFAMDVNQDGWIDLIRIDWPGKAAMWHENPKNKAGHWQTHLIHASVGNESPRLLDMDGDGRMDLLCNDPTAKKVIWLKSPGKGEAQWTQYLISSDEKNSTHMYTHGLGYGDVNGDGRKDVLVRSGWWEGPAGGAGKHPKDADWKFHAADLGKDCSQMYVMDLNGDGLNDVLSASAHNYGIWWHEQTKDAQGNASWTHHDIDTTFSQTHGLEMADINGDGNLDFVTGKRYFAHNGNDPGEFEPAVIVWYEYKPGKTPSWTRHDIDNDSGVGLHVTVEDINKDGLPDIVTGNKKGVRIFTQQR, from the coding sequence ATGAAATTTATTGTAAAACAAGTACTTGCAGGAAGTTTGCTAATGCTTGCGCTGGTTAGCCCCGCGATGTCGCAGACCAAAAAGGGACGTGCGGTAACATTCAAAAAAACGGAGCTCACCAAAAAGTTTATAGCGGAAGGTGCCGCTATGGGAGATGTAAATAAAGATGGTAAGAAAGACGTGCTTTCCGGTGCATACTGGTTTGAGGCGCCCGACTGGAAGGCGCACGAGCTTGCCAAGCCCGACTCTTTTATTGTAAACGGAAGTTACAGCGACTCTTTCCTGGACTTTGCCATGGATGTAAACCAGGACGGCTGGATAGACCTGATCCGCATTGACTGGCCGGGAAAAGCAGCCATGTGGCATGAAAATCCAAAGAACAAGGCCGGCCACTGGCAGACGCACCTCATCCACGCCTCGGTAGGAAACGAGTCTCCGCGGCTCCTGGATATGGACGGCGACGGCCGCATGGACCTGCTTTGCAATGATCCGACGGCCAAAAAGGTGATCTGGCTGAAATCGCCCGGTAAAGGTGAAGCCCAGTGGACACAGTACCTGATCAGCAGCGATGAGAAAAATTCAACCCATATGTATACGCACGGACTGGGTTACGGAGACGTAAATGGCGATGGCCGTAAAGATGTACTTGTGAGAAGCGGCTGGTGGGAAGGTCCGGCCGGAGGTGCCGGCAAGCACCCGAAGGATGCCGACTGGAAATTTCATGCGGCCGACCTGGGTAAGGATTGCTCGCAGATGTATGTGATGGATCTCAATGGTGACGGCCTCAACGACGTGCTGAGCGCGTCTGCGCATAATTATGGCATCTGGTGGCATGAGCAAACGAAAGATGCGCAGGGCAATGCAAGCTGGACACACCATGATATTGACACTACTTTTTCACAAACCCACGGCCTGGAAATGGCTGATATCAATGGAGACGGGAATCTGGATTTTGTGACGGGCAAACGTTATTTCGCCCACAATGGCAACGACCCGGGTGAGTTTGAGCCCGCGGTGATCGTGTGGTATGAATACAAACCCGGCAAAACACCTTCCTGGACCAGACATGACATCGACAATGATTCAGGAGTAGGATTGCATGTGACCGTGGAGGATATCAATAAAGACGGTTTGCCCGATATTGTGACGGGAAACAAAAAAGGCGTACGAATTTTTACACAGCAGCGCTGA
- a CDS encoding PVC-type heme-binding CxxCH protein, translated as MFTSNTVRRSGAALVAASLLLYAQGCSSPRNPSAKQASATGTTSDIYAEHIRTSQFRTPEEERQAFKVPPGFEVTLFASEPDITKPINMEFDDRGRLWVTQSSEYPVAAGEGEGKDRITILEDKNGDGRADTFTHFDDSLNIPIGIMPVADGAIAYSIPNLYHIKDKNGDSKADSRKVLVANFGHKDTHGMVNNLVRGYDGWLHLCHGFSNTSNVAGADGDTIRMVSGNTFRMRTDGSHVEQTTFGRVNPFGYAYDEKGFLYSVDCHTKPITQLIFGGEYPHFGKKSPVGLGFAPTMMSYDLGSTALAGLVYYTGTQYPEKYRQSFFTGDVVTCRIDRNTITYTGSTPVSSKQEPLLVSNDPWFRPVDVKLGPDGALYVADFYNRIIGHYEVALNHPGRDRISGRIWKITYKGTEPHQDMPVTDWSKADLPALLKGLTHPQLNTRLKVADRIVDTWQQKAIGPVKDLLASNPAEAPVYVHGLWVLHRLNALDDETLAGAFTHKERDVRMHAFRILREKEKLTDAHRTLAIHALEDPDPFIRRTAAEVLDRFPAAANLAPLMALYEKTDPQDTHLHYTAMLAVRNNLRDKSVMWRLPGMKWNDAQLGLLTRALLDAPSPAAASFVLNYTLTHDLPADMLVDNLEYIGRYASPYQMDNIIDLINRKFPDQPATQLSLFKTIQVGIRQSGAEPGPKMKEWGQKLASHFLSDISEQTEIWKNKPVGKSADAGNTWTVSESFLTEIMPAFRIVLSEGAGYLPQAALYSVPFKLPASLSMHVFDNDIENAPSKKGTSRNAVRIKLADSNQTVGEYRLNQTETSEFKDLIKNTTFNLGKYAGQMGYIEVVDSSATGSMGIGKLEPAVVEIPPVAPALVADQRMAAADIAGAYQLHVLEPELTKVLKTKWMDYKVRSATAGALMNMDAKKHVADLEQVFSDPSELPLLREKLAVFMGQAASPPVYEVLKKQLASGARNLQIVIATVLANTSQGIDYLLSAFKDEAASPEIASEIPVRERFAINATPTQQKQMDGFMANGADERLERQKLIDNRLSAFKPDIANTPAGEAIFSQNCSTCHQIQGQGGMVGPQLDGIGNWGPKALTQKILDPNRNITEAFRTYNITLKNDKTMTGLYRRAEGETIVFADLTGQEFSVLKSDLKEYRASKYTVMPDQFRNILPEKDFYALLDYLLGVK; from the coding sequence ATGTTCACATCCAACACGGTTAGAAGGTCCGGTGCAGCATTGGTTGCCGCTTCGTTATTACTCTACGCCCAGGGTTGCAGCTCGCCGCGGAATCCGTCCGCAAAGCAAGCTTCGGCCACCGGCACAACGTCCGACATTTATGCTGAACACATTCGTACAAGTCAGTTCAGAACCCCGGAAGAGGAGCGGCAGGCGTTCAAAGTTCCGCCGGGATTTGAAGTCACCCTTTTCGCCTCCGAGCCCGACATTACCAAGCCCATCAACATGGAGTTCGACGACCGCGGCCGGCTTTGGGTCACGCAGTCATCGGAGTACCCGGTGGCGGCGGGAGAGGGGGAGGGCAAAGACCGGATTACCATTCTGGAAGACAAAAACGGGGATGGCAGGGCAGATACCTTTACGCATTTTGATGACAGCCTGAATATTCCCATCGGCATCATGCCGGTTGCTGACGGCGCCATCGCATACAGTATTCCCAATTTGTACCATATCAAAGATAAAAATGGCGATAGCAAGGCAGACAGCCGCAAGGTACTCGTCGCCAATTTCGGGCATAAGGATACGCACGGCATGGTCAACAACCTCGTGCGCGGATATGACGGCTGGTTGCATCTTTGTCACGGATTTTCCAACACTTCCAATGTAGCCGGGGCCGATGGCGACACGATCAGGATGGTGTCAGGGAATACGTTCAGGATGAGAACGGATGGGAGTCACGTGGAGCAGACGACCTTCGGGCGTGTCAATCCGTTTGGTTATGCATATGATGAAAAAGGCTTCCTGTACTCGGTAGACTGTCATACGAAGCCCATTACACAACTGATTTTCGGAGGTGAGTACCCGCATTTTGGTAAAAAGTCACCTGTCGGGCTGGGATTTGCACCGACCATGATGAGCTATGACCTCGGCTCCACAGCACTGGCAGGGCTCGTGTATTATACAGGTACCCAATACCCTGAAAAGTACCGCCAAAGTTTCTTTACCGGAGACGTGGTTACCTGCCGCATTGACCGGAATACCATCACCTATACCGGCTCCACGCCGGTTTCTTCCAAACAGGAGCCGCTGCTCGTAAGCAACGATCCGTGGTTCAGGCCGGTGGATGTGAAGCTCGGACCGGACGGTGCATTGTACGTCGCCGATTTCTACAATCGCATCATCGGACATTATGAAGTGGCATTGAACCACCCTGGCCGTGACCGGATCAGCGGTCGGATTTGGAAAATTACCTACAAAGGCACCGAGCCTCACCAGGATATGCCCGTCACCGATTGGTCAAAGGCCGATCTGCCTGCACTTTTGAAAGGACTTACGCATCCGCAGCTAAATACCCGCCTCAAAGTAGCCGACCGGATCGTCGATACGTGGCAACAAAAGGCGATCGGGCCTGTGAAGGATCTGCTCGCGTCAAACCCTGCCGAAGCGCCGGTGTATGTGCATGGCCTGTGGGTATTGCACAGACTTAATGCATTGGACGACGAAACCTTGGCTGGCGCATTTACGCACAAGGAAAGAGATGTGCGCATGCATGCGTTCAGGATTTTACGTGAAAAAGAAAAGCTGACCGACGCTCACCGCACACTGGCGATCCATGCGCTGGAAGATCCCGATCCATTTATCCGGCGCACCGCTGCCGAAGTGCTCGACCGCTTTCCGGCCGCAGCCAACCTGGCTCCACTGATGGCATTGTACGAAAAAACAGATCCGCAGGACACGCATTTGCACTACACGGCCATGCTGGCCGTCCGCAATAATCTTCGGGATAAAAGTGTGATGTGGCGGCTGCCGGGCATGAAATGGAATGACGCCCAGCTGGGATTGCTCACCCGCGCACTGCTCGATGCGCCGTCGCCTGCGGCAGCTTCGTTTGTGCTGAACTACACGCTGACGCACGATTTGCCGGCGGATATGCTCGTCGATAATCTCGAATACATTGGCCGGTACGCGTCGCCTTACCAGATGGACAACATCATTGACCTCATCAACCGCAAGTTTCCCGACCAGCCGGCTACGCAGCTTTCCCTTTTCAAAACCATTCAGGTTGGCATCAGGCAGAGCGGCGCGGAGCCGGGACCGAAAATGAAAGAATGGGGACAAAAACTGGCTTCGCATTTCCTTTCGGACATTTCGGAGCAGACGGAAATATGGAAAAATAAGCCAGTAGGTAAAAGTGCTGATGCTGGAAATACCTGGACCGTTTCCGAAAGTTTTCTGACGGAAATCATGCCGGCATTCCGCATTGTGCTGAGCGAGGGCGCAGGTTATCTTCCGCAGGCGGCGCTGTATTCGGTACCGTTCAAACTGCCTGCATCGCTGAGCATGCATGTGTTTGATAATGATATTGAGAATGCACCCTCGAAAAAAGGCACTTCCCGTAATGCGGTGCGCATTAAACTGGCTGATAGTAACCAGACAGTTGGGGAGTACCGCCTGAATCAGACCGAAACGAGCGAATTCAAAGATCTGATCAAAAACACCACGTTTAATCTCGGAAAATACGCCGGACAAATGGGCTATATTGAAGTGGTGGACAGCTCGGCGACCGGCTCGATGGGTATCGGCAAGCTGGAACCCGCGGTGGTGGAGATCCCGCCAGTGGCACCGGCATTGGTTGCAGACCAGCGCATGGCGGCTGCGGACATCGCAGGAGCATATCAGCTGCATGTATTGGAGCCTGAGCTAACCAAAGTGTTGAAAACCAAGTGGATGGATTATAAAGTACGCAGTGCGACCGCCGGGGCATTGATGAATATGGATGCAAAAAAGCACGTGGCTGATCTGGAACAAGTGTTCAGCGATCCGTCGGAACTGCCTTTGCTGCGTGAAAAACTGGCGGTTTTCATGGGCCAGGCTGCGTCGCCGCCGGTATACGAAGTGCTGAAAAAACAGCTGGCGAGCGGGGCAAGGAACCTGCAAATTGTGATTGCTACGGTGCTCGCCAATACTTCACAGGGCATTGATTATCTGCTGAGTGCATTCAAAGATGAGGCGGCCAGTCCGGAAATTGCCAGTGAAATTCCCGTGCGGGAGCGGTTTGCGATCAATGCGACGCCTACGCAGCAAAAACAGATGGACGGATTCATGGCCAATGGTGCCGATGAACGTTTGGAAAGACAAAAACTGATCGATAACCGTCTATCGGCATTCAAGCCGGATATTGCCAATACGCCAGCCGGGGAAGCGATTTTCAGCCAAAATTGCAGCACCTGCCACCAGATTCAGGGCCAGGGCGGCATGGTAGGTCCGCAGCTCGACGGGATTGGAAACTGGGGTCCAAAAGCATTGACCCAAAAAATTCTCGATCCGAACAGGAATATAACCGAGGCCTTCCGGACTTATAACATTACCCTCAAAAATGATAAAACAATGACCGGTCTTTACCGCCGGGCTGAGGGTGAAACCATTGTTTTTGCAGATCTTACCGGTCAGGAGTTTTCTGTTTTAAAAAGTGACCTGAAAGAATACAGGGCGTCCAAATACACAGTGATGCCCGATCAATTCAGGAATATCCTGCCGGAGAAGGATTTTTATGCATTGCTGGATTATCTGCTCGGTGTAAAGTAA